The Alteromonas stellipolaris genome segment TAACTTAAAACGCTATTGAACAAAGCTATTAATTCGACTTCGGCTGTTGGAAGTGTTTGACTACTATTGCTCTTTTGTAGCAATAGAATCCCGTTCACAATGCTTTTTAGTCTTGTGGAAATGTCTTTAACATCATTGGCTAAGTTGTCAGTAATTTGCTTTTCATGGGGAAATTTAAGGGCAACCTCACTTAAACTGAGCAGCTCAGTAATAGGCGTTTTTAGCTCATGAGCAATATCTGACGTGACCCTTTGCTCCCGCTTGTAAAGATTACGGTTATCTTTAATAAATTGATTTGTAGCCTTGGCGATAGAGATTAACTCTTCAGGCAAATTTTCAACGGAAACGTCGGCATTATCTGATGTCAGACTAACGTTACTGAGTTTCTGAGCAAATTCATCAATTGGCTTTAAACTTCGCACCACTACTAATGAAACTATCTTCCGAACCGTTAATACAGCAATTATTGAGGTCAAAACGAAAATGACATCAACAAACCAGAGAATGTAATTAAGATCTTCTTTGCTCAGTGCGTAAGCAAACTCCACAGGCTTTTGTTTGTTTGCGAACTCTTCTCTGGTAACGCCCAATGCTTCGCGAATATCTGAATCGACTTGTGGTAAGAATTTGCTAAACAACACTCTACCATCCCGTCCGTCTGGTAAAGTTATATCTTGAATGATGAAGCCATTTAATTTTACATCTAATCTAGGAAGGTCTTTTACATCAAAGAATTCTAGTGTATCGGAGCGCTCAAATACTTCATTGTTATACCAAAGCTGAAAGTACTCAGGATTTTCTTTACCTTCAAATTCAGGCATGAATTCACCTGCAAAATCAAAGTCTACTTCTTCATCTTCTTTAACTAAAGTCTCTAGCAGGCCAACTTTATTGATCATCGCTCGATCAAATTCTTCACTAATCCACTTGTCAACGCTGATATCCGTAGCCAACAAAATAGCGACTAACAATATTGAAATTGAAATAGATAAATATCGACTGAGCTTTTTTTGAATTGAATTCACTATTTATTCTCTACAAAATACCCAAAACCTCGCTTGGTTTTGATGGGCAGATCGTGACCAATTGCTTTTACTTTTTTACGAGCTGATGATAGGTGGGCTTCTAACGAATTTTTTGCAATAGCATCATATTGTCCTGCTAAATATTCGCTAAGTTTTTCAGGTGATATGACCTTCCCTTGGTTGGTAAATAAACATTCAACAACTTTGTACTCATTAGGCGTTAAATTAGCATCAGCACCTCCGCATCTAAGTTGCTTTAAGTGTAAATCTAGTGAGATTGAACCAATATTAATTGTACTGTCATTGACATTTAAACTACCTCTGCGCATAAGACAGAGTAATCGAACATGTAACTCGTCAAAAGAGAATGGTTTAGTTAGGTAGTCGTCAGCACCGTTAAGCAGACCCTCAACTTTATCTTCAGTAAGATCCTTTGCCGATAGGATTAGTACGCGAATATCTTTATTTGCTTGTCTAATAGCTTTTAATATCGTCGTACCATCAACCGAAGGTAACATCAGGTCTAGTATCAGTAATGAGTAGTCTCCAGCCAACGCTATGCTAAGCCCTTCAGAGCCATCACCTGTGTCATCGACCGTAAAGCCAAGGTTGGATAACCCAACTCTTAAGCTTCTTCTAAGTGATGTTGAATCTTCAATAATTAGCACTTTCAATGAAACGTACCTATCTACAAATATAAATTAAGATAACAACCCAAACTTAAGATTAGCTGAATTTATACTTAAAATTGTTGTTAGTTTAGTTTTTAGCGTTTCTAGTTTTCCATACTCCCTTTGTGCTTTCATGGTATGAGTGTACCACTACTTCTAGCTTCAAGTTTTCGTATCCGTTCGGTAATCCCCGTATTCAATTTACAGGTTAGCTAAGGCATGGTGTTCTCTTTGCTTAAGTGAATGACCATTCAGTAACATCAACCACGAGATACACAAGACAGGCATAACCTATTTGCCCAAAAAAAGTAAAGCCGACTCACTGCTGTGAAGTTTTGTCACCAACAGCAGATTAATGTTCAAACTTACTATACAAAGCGTCGTGATATTCGGCTTCAACAAACAAGCTCATCATTTCCAACGCTTTTAGCGTCCAATAATTCAAGCTTTTATACATTGAGTTTTGCATGGTTTTGAACTCAGGTAGCTCTGGAACCGAATCTAAACTCAGTATTCTGCTTTACCGCTTCACTTTCCCTGTAGTCTAGAGTCTGCTAGGCAATTTTAGTCGAATGTATGTAGATATTAGTGGCATCTAATTCTTCAATATACAACGCCCAAATCGGTTTTGGTCTGAAAGTTTGACCATTCTCATCTAAAGTCATTTAAGTTTGCGAGTTTGGTATTCTCAATTTGTTTAACATACTGCTGCAACTTGAACATTTGATACAGGAGTTCTTTAGTTTCTGAATGAAGTAGCGCATTTTCCGCTCTGAGCTCATCGCGTTGAAGTCTATATTTGTTTTTTAGAGCAGTTTGTTTAGATATCTGCTTCTTTAAATGTAGATTTGCATTGCAGTCTTCGTTTTTACTGCTCTTTATAGCCCTTATACGTTCTTTGAGGTTTCTGTATTCAGTACAATTATAATTTAACGCACCATTAGATAAACCAGCCTTTTTTTCAATGGCATGCTGTGAAATTCTCGTCCCTTTGGCCAAGATCTCATTTATAGCGTTTTCTACGGCAGCTACCGTTCTTTGAATACGATCATTCATTGATATTTACACCACAAAAATCCAAGAATTCTTTATGTGAATCTCGTTCCAGTAATAAGAAATCAATCTGTGCCTGCGTTCTTTTATGCTTAATACTTCCATCTATTGAAACAAATGTAATAATAATCATTTTGAACACGCTGGGTAATGAGTTTTAACTTGTTAAAACTGCTCAAATATGCGCTAAAAACGGGGTTCTTTATGTGAATTGTAGGTTAAAAAGGACACGCAAATTTTTGGGGTTCGTGGCTTTTAACTATAGAAAATTAATTTTCATTAGGTTGAATTTGGGGAAGGGAGTCCGGCTTTAAATTGCGCTCATTCATCATTGTGGGACGTTTCAGTTACACCCACTTACTGACTGGAATTCACATGAACGCAATAGCATTTCGAGAGCTAACAGATTCACTCAACCTGCAAATCCACCATGCTTACTTCACTTGTCAGGGCACTGAATCTTTAAGAGGTTGGCTATTTAAGGCTAAGGTACTTCGAGATGATGCAGTCTATGCGATTGATGAATGTCCTAAGACCTCTGACACTAAACACATTCAAAGAGCAGTCAGAAGTGCAAACAAACGCATTAGCGAGGTGCAGCAGAAAATAGATGATATTGATAACAAGAAGTTGATTTCAAAGTTTAGTAAGGCGTTGAATAAGTTTAGTAAGGCGTTGAATAAAGAAGGTAAAGGCTCTGTCACTATTAGCTACACAAGCTTAGACACGCAGGAATGCATCACTGTGAGTGAGTCAGCCATTCAATGTTTAAAACGCATTGAGCAGGGTAACATCGTCAACATAGCTTCTATTGGCTACACGCACAATTCGCAGTATGCGCTATGCAAAACGGATCGTAACCACACAATTACTGTCACTGTGCATTCACCAGCCTAAAGCCTTTCATAGGCAGGATGTTTATAAATAAGACATATATCGCGCTAGGTGCAATTCAGTATATGAATTGCACGACTTTGCATACTCCGATTACCTTACCAGCCACACTGGTACCCCTGGTGGCTTGTTTTATTAATGATGGAATGTGAGCTATGAATGTTGATGATATGTATGTCGAATGTTTAGTGCCTGAGAGCTACCAAGGTAGATGCCTCGTAATACTAGGCGCTGGGCATGAAATTGAGCTGGTTTTACCCACTTTAAAAGATGCCCAAAGCCTATCAAATTTCGCATTGAACCCTGAAGTAGGCGGGTTTAGTACGGCGCGTATCGAATGCACTGACAGAGCTGTCACTCTTACTAATTCTTACGAATGGTTATTTGATATTGGGATAACGGGTTAATAGTAAGCAGGCCATAAATTGCACCATTGTCCTTGTTAGTTACGTTGACCTTGAACTTAAATCATCGAGGTCATTCCATGTATCATAATTCTATACGCCGCTTTGTTGCCCTATCTGGATGGGAAGGTGCAGGTAAATCAGAAGGTGTTAAACATATTGCACGTCAGTTGGGTTTCTTCATGTTTCCTGAGATTGCGCGGATCATGTTTCCTATCAACGAAAAAATCTTACAAAAGCCTTTAAACGAACTTTCAGAGCTTACTTTTAGTGGTTACGTTACCGGCCACCATACGTGTGTAGCCAATCGTATCCAAAAAGCTGTCTTTGACCGTTGCATTTTAGATCCATTAACCTACCAAGCTTTATACTCGCCCGAAAAGCAGCTAAACCTTCGAGAGATACAAGGCTACATTCATCAGTTCAACGACGAATTTGAACAAGATACTCTGTACGATGACATCGTGCTGTTATCCCACCCTAAAGATGCAGGCTTTATTGAAGAAGTCGTATTTAAAGATAAAGACCGCAAATACAGCACGAGCATTGAGCAATACCTTAGTGACGCGAAAGCCTTTGAAGAACACTTTCAGGTAATTGCTGCTGGCCTCAAGGGGGTGACAAACCGCATTCACCTTATCCCTGCTTTTCCGGAAAATCCCGAAGTGCTAAGCGACTTAACGCTGGTGGCCGCAGACTTATACAAACCCAATTAAATATCACGATATCCGGAAAGCCGTTGCGCCCACATATGTGGGTGCGTAAAACGGACTTTATTTGCGGCTTACTGGCCGTTTCGTATATTTCCAAGCATCAAAGAAGTAAGAGGAAATAAACATGTTCACTAGTAGTACTATCCGTAACACCGCTGATGGGAAACGATTTTTCCCCGTCATTGATTCCGTCGTATTACCCCTTGAATTCGACTCAAGTGCCGAGCTTAAAACCAGCATGAGTGCCATGATTAAAGACGATGTTCCGATGCTTTTAGCGCTTACCGAAGAAGCGATTGAAGATATGGAGCGAGAGCTTTCAAGTGCCATTTATCTGTACCTTGATAAGCGCATTGCCTCAGCAAGAACCCTTGCAGTGCGGTTAAGCGGCATGATCCGACAAGCGGCCTAGCAGGGCTGCTTTCTCCAGAACGGGCTAGGTACTTTGATAACACCCGTATGGCTTTCTAGTCAACGCGGTATTAACTTTCACACAGGCGATTCAATGAGCAATATAAAATTAGATTTACGCACCCTAGTAACGGAATTGCGCGAAGAAGAACAAACTGCGTCCAACAGTGGAAATCAATTACACGCTAAAGGGCTATCTCATGCTCGCGGGTTACTTGAAGCGGTTTTAAAGCGACATTCTATTGAGATCCCCAATCGATTAGAAAACATTTATGGTTAAGGCTTTGCTATGGAAAACAAGCTACTTCCTGATATTAAGACCAGTATTGAGAGGCCTACAGATGGTTTATCTATTCAGCTTATTAGTGAGATGTCTGGTGCAGAAGTGTTAAGTACTCAGGCTTCATTTCATGGTGAAATTGTTATCAGTGCCGAGCGTAGGCAAGTTTTTCTCACTGCGCTTAGCCATCTGGTGGATGATTTTAGGGTTTATTAATTCAGTTTCATGACTCCCCCTAATAGCCGCGCCTTACGCGGCTTTTTTATGGCACGGAATAATAGGTGCTTTTTTGCAACCCCCCCCCTTTGAGACACGTTGAACTTGTCAACTAACAACGGAGTTTCAACGATGTACGCAATCGATAGTAAGCAGGTTTCAAGTAAGAAAGTCAGAGTTACCATTTCGGGTATGCGTTTTGTCGCATTGGGTATGTTTATCGGCCATTTAGCTTTGTCATTAAGGTGTGCGCTACCTGCCTTCTTCAATGGCCACCTAAGTCAGTTTCAATTTATTGGTGGACTAGGGCTGATATGCGCTGGTGTGTTGCTATCTGCCACTGTCATAAACATGGTGACACATGTATCTCGTGACTATGACGAACGCCAACAGCAGTTCGAACAGGTGCTATGCCTGATGTTGGTTAATGCGTTTTTATATGTTGGTTATGGCTTGTTCTGGTAGGGCATGTTCGGCTCAAGGTAGACCGCTTTTAAGCGGTCTATTTTTGCTGAATCCAATCAAGCTGACACGTTCTAGGTGTACCCAATTGAACAGTAAGAGGCAATTATGAAAACGCAAATTCAAGCCATATTAAATGATAGCGGAACCTTGTTTCACTTCACTTCGAGCCCACTAACCGGTGCTGATGATCGTGCTTGGTTTCTCATTGAATCAACCGTTTCGAATTTACGTGAAGCAGTGCATCGCTCTGTCACGCATATACTTACCATTAGCGGGTTAACCAAAGAGATATTCGCTATCGATTGTGACTTTACCGCACTGATCGTGACTGTGACGTATGAGCCAAGTTGCCTAAGTGACAAGACGTTAGCCCTTAACACCCTTGAAGCGATGAAGTGTCGTGTTGATGTTATCTCAGGCCAACCGGTGACATTTTACTATCAAGAAGGGAAAGGCGTGTGCTGGACACCGGAAATTATCTCAGAGCAGCGTGAGACAATCATATATGTTGCTCAGTCATTCGGCTTCTTACTGGAAGAAGAAGAAACCGATTCGGCTATCTACGCCCAGCGGATACGTGAATATTCCTGCCACCCGCGTTCACAATATGGTGCCAACCTTATTGAGTCACTTGGTGCTCCATTACTGGCGCAACACTTCTCTTAATGCCCCTGGTGGGGGTTCACCACCCCCCCAGCTTGGCTCTAAATTTCACTCACTGCGCCTAGTCGCTATCGCTTTGGTCGCATAAAGCAGGGCGTATGGATAACGTGGCCGCGAAGGCATTTTTTCGACCTTTTGAGCTAACCTGCCACAGTCATTAGCATACTCAACAACCTCTCAGGGGCCTTATGAAATTATTGGAACTTAGAACCCACCTAGCCGAGTTGCATAACCGAACTATCTCACCGTCGGGCATTGTTGGCCGAGGTTATAAAAACCCTCGCGCTGCAGCGGCTAACTGGCTCTATCGCGAACTCCACAACCTCGTTAACCCAAACGACAAGGTAGATGAGTGTAGCGTGAAAAGTGACGGTAAACCGTTTACAACAGAAGCCAATGCCATGAATAGCCAACTCTATAAAGCCGCTAAAGCAGGTACGGTCAAACTGTTAAACGATGCCACTGTTACTGACTATGGCGTGAAACCTACCAGTGAAGGGGATGGCTATATGGCTTTCATCCGTTATCAAGTAAAGCGAGGTTGATATGTACACTTTTAATGTGAGAAAAGAAGGGTTCACTGAACCTGCTATCAGTCACACTATTGTGAAGGGATATAAACATCACTACTTTGTGGAAACGGTCAACCAACTGGATGACGGACGCTTAAGCATTTGCTTTGCTGCTTATCGACCGGAACGTAAGAAATGGATAGAAGATCTCGCCTACTTTGACAAAGACGCTGCACCGTTTATCAAAGCCTTGTTCGATTACGCGATTAAACGCACCATCATTTCAACGATACCCCAAGTTGTTAGCCTCTATGTCGAAAGCAGTAATGAAGTAACAAATGTAGTTTAGTAACTTGCCCCTTTGGGGGCGTAGATACATCAGATAGAAAAAAAGCACAGTGAGCAGACTCATTGTGCTTTTTCGTTTAAATTTGGCTTGTGAATGGCAAGATGGCCAGACAAGGTAAACGACATCGAGTGATGTCGTTTAAGTGCGACTTAGTGTTGCCCCGATTGGTGTTTATGGGTCTTTAACTTGTCGGCATTAAAATGAACCCAGATACATGCTAGACCGCCTATTATCACGGGCGTTAAAATCATAAACCAAAATGCGCCACCGTAACTTGCTAGTTCGTTGATCATTTATGGTCCTCTTCATCTTCGCTTGCATTGGTTATTTTGTAGTCCAAGTATAAGCCATAGCCATAGCAAAGTACACCGGTTGCAAACAGGATAGCCGCGGCATTCATGCTCATTTTGTCACTATCAACAAAGAAGCCAACCCAGCCACCACCAAGATAAAATACACCGAGCTTACGCAGATCATCACCCAGCACTCGTAGCGAAGCGCGGTGAAATCTACTTTTTTACCATATTGTTCTCCTCAATTTGTGCCCCCTCAAGATTAATGACATGAGTGGGTTCGTCTTTGCTGTTATCCGCATAAACCAAAACGGATGTTTTACCTTCGTAACGTTCAAGAAAGACGATTGAGCCGCCGGAAGGGTTATCAGCTGTACCAAAACCATCAAGTTGTATGGCTAAGCCCAGATTATTGTCGGTACTTACCGTGCCCGTTACCTCTGCATCATCGGCTTCATCGACTAAGGTGAAATGAAACGTTTCTTCATCATCTACCAATGGCATTTCTGCCCATATCACCGTGGTTAAATCGTTGGCATGAACGATGGTGTATTCCTTACTTTGCCTTCTCAGGCTTTCAGTAAGCGTATTTACTTCATCCACGGTATGGCAGGTTTCTCGATACAGTTTCACCATAATTATTTCCCCTTAAAAGCTATTCCAATACAGGCATAGTGCGGGTTTCGGGAGTTGTGGCAACAAAAGGCCGGAGCGCTAAAAGCGCAGCATAAAGGGGGTGTTTTTTTGAAAAGCGGGTGGGGTATGTGACGTTTAGTGTGTCTTAAAACCACAGCTTGGATGAACCCATGACCGACCATATTACCGCTGCTTGCTCACCTCATAAAAATGCTAAACGTACTTACTTTGATGGCCAAATACTGGCGAACAATGACTTTGCTATCGGCACAACTTACCGCCGTGAAATCACTAGCAAAGGTGTTGAGTTGGTAGTGGATGAAAATGGCCCTTTGGTGGTCAGTGGCAAATCGGTTCGTGGTGCTAACCATGCCAAGCCGTTGGTGGATATTTGTAACCGTGATTTTGCGGATTATGTTGGGGAAGCCGAGCAGGTGCATATTCATGCTCAGCAAGGTCGAATTCTTATCACCGTCCATGCAAACGAACAAAGACGCGCACAGCGCGAGAAGGATTTTGTAAACGCGGTGAACGCGGGCACACTGACAGAAGGCACCTTATGTGCAGGTATCGGTATGTCTACCGCTGCTTTACATGACGGTTTCGCCAGTGCGGGATATGAAGTTGATACCCAGTGGATTGCTGATCGCGAACGCAAGTACCTCGATGTGGCAATGCGCAATAACCCTGCCGTTACATCAAGCACGCGTGTACTCAACAGCCCATTAGAAATGATTGAATTAGACTGGTAAAACAGTGTGAACATCTGCCAGTTCTCACTTCCTTGCACTGGCCACAGCAAGTCAGGCAAAACAAAAAATAAAATCGCGATTGCAGAACAGCATCCGACTGATGCCGTTGGCGTCTATGGCTACCTAAAAGCGCTAGACACTATCAACGCGGCCGTATATCTCAGTGAAAATGTACCAGAAGCTAAAGACAGCGCTTCATACGTGTTGATTAAAGCTACCCTTCAAGCCCTTGGTTACAACATCTTTGAAACCATTTTAAATAATGAACAATCAGGCTCTATTGAAAACCGCGAACGTTATTGGTTCGTAGCGGTATCAAAAGGGCTACGTTTAGACGCAGAAACGGCTATTCCTTGCTACCCACGTGCTCATAAGCGTCTAGGCGAAATCATGGAGCCTATCGCGGCAAACGACAAAATGTGGTCTGAAAATACCTACCTAAAAGAAAAGGCTAAGCTTGATGCCAAAAAAGGCAATGGCTTTACCCGTCAGCTGGTGAATGAAGACACCACACAAGTAGGCACAATCAACCGCCACTATACTAAACGTCAGTCTACGCCCCCAATGGTAGCGCGCCCCGATGGTATGGAACGCTTGTTAACACCGGTAGAGCATGCAAGAGCGAAGCAATGCAATGAGGCGCTGGGGGCTGATACCCCAATGACCACGGCGCATGAAGGTTTGGGACAAGGTATCGATATGAAACAAGGCGAAGGCATGGCCAAGTGGATTGCCATGGCAGTTTGCCACCTTGTTAAAGCGCCCCGTCAAACCATGACAACCCAGTTTGAGTTTCTAGACCTCATGCTTGCCTAATCACGGGAAACGCCGCCCACGGGCGGTTTTTTTAGCCCCCTGGTCGCTACCGCTTATGGGCAAAATAAAAGCGTAAGCAATGGATAAGTGACCACGGCGTTTTATTGCATCTCTTGCCAATATCATCACGTTGAATAGGTAATCAACTGACAACAGGAATACTCATGAACGTCGATATTTTAGCAACTAGAGTGCTGGCGCCCCTTGTTTGGAATTGGGAACACTATGAAGACAAGCCTTATACCCATGTCAAAAATCAGATTGTGACCGCTATTGAAAAAGTCTCAATTGAAGGCGCTGCACCGCACTGGCGTATCGTCGCAATGGCCCAAACGCTTCCCGATTTCTTGGCGCAAATCGTACGTGCACGCGGCGAAGCGTGCTGCTATGGATTGATGAAGCGTGGTGGCGGCAAGTTAAGTGTTGGCACGTATATGAGCCAATTTGAGAAAGGCTTTCATATGAAAGAGTTTATCGACATAGTTCATTTTGCCAGTGCCTTTGAAGGCGTTACCTTTAAGCGCGAAGACTTACCTACCCAAGGGAAGGGGAGTCGCATGGGTAAGTCATTGTTGAATGACATCGATACCCTACCTTGCTTTTCGTCTAC includes the following:
- a CDS encoding sensor histidine kinase, yielding MNSIQKKLSRYLSISISILLVAILLATDISVDKWISEEFDRAMINKVGLLETLVKEDEEVDFDFAGEFMPEFEGKENPEYFQLWYNNEVFERSDTLEFFDVKDLPRLDVKLNGFIIQDITLPDGRDGRVLFSKFLPQVDSDIREALGVTREEFANKQKPVEFAYALSKEDLNYILWFVDVIFVLTSIIAVLTVRKIVSLVVVRSLKPIDEFAQKLSNVSLTSDNADVSVENLPEELISIAKATNQFIKDNRNLYKREQRVTSDIAHELKTPITELLSLSEVALKFPHEKQITDNLANDVKDISTRLKSIVNGILLLQKSNSSQTLPTAEVELIALFNSVLSYENKSSRQIDTDFDSDSIVVTTNEFALETVLSNLISNAVYYSPESTVIDIAVKTRGGKVHIEITNTCEGECCEDDLNQFFEPLWQKDDSRTSTERFGLGLAIVKSYCERLGATISVSLDDLNHITFTIVLS
- a CDS encoding response regulator transcription factor; translated protein: MKVLIIEDSTSLRRSLRVGLSNLGFTVDDTGDGSEGLSIALAGDYSLLILDLMLPSVDGTTILKAIRQANKDIRVLILSAKDLTEDKVEGLLNGADDYLTKPFSFDELHVRLLCLMRRGSLNVNDSTINIGSISLDLHLKQLRCGGADANLTPNEYKVVECLFTNQGKVISPEKLSEYLAGQYDAIAKNSLEAHLSSARKKVKAIGHDLPIKTKRGFGYFVENK
- a CDS encoding AAA family ATPase produces the protein MYHNSIRRFVALSGWEGAGKSEGVKHIARQLGFFMFPEIARIMFPINEKILQKPLNELSELTFSGYVTGHHTCVANRIQKAVFDRCILDPLTYQALYSPEKQLNLREIQGYIHQFNDEFEQDTLYDDIVLLSHPKDAGFIEEVVFKDKDRKYSTSIEQYLSDAKAFEEHFQVIAAGLKGVTNRIHLIPAFPENPEVLSDLTLVAADLYKPN
- a CDS encoding DNA cytosine methyltransferase, which produces MNICQFSLPCTGHSKSGKTKNKIAIAEQHPTDAVGVYGYLKALDTINAAVYLSENVPEAKDSASYVLIKATLQALGYNIFETILNNEQSGSIENRERYWFVAVSKGLRLDAETAIPCYPRAHKRLGEIMEPIAANDKMWSENTYLKEKAKLDAKKGNGFTRQLVNEDTTQVGTINRHYTKRQSTPPMVARPDGMERLLTPVEHARAKQCNEALGADTPMTTAHEGLGQGIDMKQGEGMAKWIAMAVCHLVKAPRQTMTTQFEFLDLMLA